From Mycobacterium lacus, one genomic window encodes:
- a CDS encoding antitoxin — protein sequence MRTTLQIDDDVLEDARDIARAEGRSVGAVISELARRSLRPVGMVEIDGFPVFDVPSDAPVITDEDVARALEEDV from the coding sequence ATGCGCACCACTTTGCAAATTGATGACGATGTCCTCGAAGATGCGCGTGACATCGCACGGGCGGAGGGCCGGTCGGTCGGCGCGGTGATTTCTGAGCTGGCGCGTAGGTCGCTGCGGCCGGTCGGAATGGTCGAGATCGACGGGTTTCCGGTCTTCGACGTTCCATCGGATGCACCGGTCATCACCGACGAAGATGTCGCCCGCGCACTCGAGGAAGATGTGTGA
- a CDS encoding ERCC4 domain-containing protein codes for MELLVAANPDEGSRLPYLIRVPVGAGLVFATSDVWPRTKALYCHRLDIAEWPADPVLVDRVELRSCSRRGAAIDVVAARSRENRSQLVHTMARGRQVVFWQSPKTRRQSRPGVRTPTARAAGIPELDIVVDAHERYPYTFADKPATTTREALPCGDYGLKVAGQLVAAVERKALSDLASGVLTGRLKYQLTELAALPRAAVVVEDRYSEIFALTYARPAAVADGLAELQISFPSVPIVFCQTRKLAQEYTYRYLAAAHAWSVDNDDAATVFESAPQAEPNSAELRAWAKTVGLPVSDRGRLRPEILQAWRAAHHR; via the coding sequence GTGGAGCTGCTCGTCGCCGCCAACCCCGACGAAGGCTCGCGACTGCCCTACCTGATCCGGGTGCCGGTGGGTGCCGGGCTGGTGTTCGCCACGTCGGACGTATGGCCGCGAACCAAGGCGTTGTACTGCCACCGGCTCGACATCGCCGAGTGGCCCGCCGACCCCGTCCTGGTCGACCGGGTCGAGCTGCGCAGCTGCAGCCGCCGGGGCGCGGCTATCGACGTGGTCGCCGCGCGCTCCCGAGAGAACCGATCGCAACTGGTGCACACCATGGCCCGCGGCCGCCAGGTGGTGTTCTGGCAGAGCCCCAAAACGCGAAGGCAGTCCCGGCCCGGTGTGCGGACCCCCACCGCTCGAGCCGCCGGCATCCCTGAGCTCGACATCGTCGTCGACGCCCACGAACGCTACCCGTACACCTTCGCCGACAAGCCCGCGACGACAACGCGTGAAGCACTCCCCTGTGGTGACTACGGGCTGAAAGTAGCTGGGCAACTCGTCGCAGCGGTCGAGCGAAAGGCGCTGTCGGACTTGGCCTCCGGTGTGCTGACCGGCCGGCTGAAGTACCAACTCACCGAGCTCGCCGCGCTGCCGCGGGCCGCCGTCGTCGTCGAGGACCGCTATTCGGAGATCTTCGCGCTTACCTACGCCCGGCCGGCAGCAGTGGCCGATGGACTGGCCGAATTACAGATCAGCTTTCCCAGCGTGCCGATTGTCTTTTGCCAGACCCGCAAGCTGGCCCAGGAGTACACCTACCGCTACCTCGCCGCGGCGCACGCGTGGTCCGTTGACAACGACGACGCCGCAACGGTTTTCGAGTCGGCTCCGCAAGCCGAGCCCAACAGCGCCGAGCTGCGCGCGTGGGCGAAAACAGTAGGCCTGCCGGTGTCCGACCGCGGGCGGCTGCGCCCGGAGATTCTGCAGGCCTGGCGGGCCGCGCATCACCGGTGA
- a CDS encoding AbrB/MazE/SpoVT family DNA-binding domain-containing protein translates to MTVPKAVRDALGLTEGDQVVFRIAGNRAVLARTPDFLALAGTIRIPAAKRNVAWDEVIRRTRTNRAAGRR, encoded by the coding sequence GTGACGGTCCCCAAAGCGGTGCGTGATGCGCTTGGGTTGACGGAGGGGGATCAGGTCGTCTTCCGGATCGCGGGCAACCGAGCGGTGCTTGCCCGCACACCGGACTTCCTCGCCCTGGCCGGCACGATCCGCATACCGGCGGCCAAACGCAATGTCGCCTGGGACGAGGTGATCCGCCGCACCAGGACGAATCGGGCTGCGGGTCGGCGTTGA
- a CDS encoding type II toxin-antitoxin system VapC family toxin — MTALLDVNVLIALSWRNHAHHVAAREWFTRSSSSGWATTPITELGFVRISSNRRLMQVSTTPATAIAQLEALRRLPGHAFWPDDVPLVVGEGGDRAAVSTHRIVTDRHLIALAARYGGRLLTFDAVLADAAPAGLVELL; from the coding sequence GTGACCGCACTGCTCGACGTGAATGTGCTGATCGCGTTGAGCTGGCGCAACCACGCTCACCACGTGGCGGCGCGGGAATGGTTCACGCGGTCTTCGTCGAGTGGATGGGCCACAACGCCGATCACCGAACTGGGATTCGTTCGCATTTCGAGCAATCGCAGGCTGATGCAGGTGTCGACGACACCGGCGACCGCTATCGCACAACTGGAGGCGCTGAGGAGGCTTCCGGGCCACGCGTTTTGGCCCGACGACGTGCCGTTGGTGGTGGGCGAGGGTGGCGATCGCGCGGCTGTTTCGACTCACCGTATTGTTACGGACCGTCATCTGATTGCATTGGCCGCAAGATACGGTGGCCGGCTGCTTACTTTCGACGCGGTCCTGGCCGATGCGGCACCGGCCGGGCTCGTTGAGCTGCTGTAG